AATATCAACAAATTCTATGTacaaggttgaagttggaatgACCTAAAATTGGATTTATTACTTATGACACAATTTAGGCAGCCAAGGTGTACCTTCTAGTTCAAGATATACTTAACATGTATTCCAGATGCTATTCAATGGGCTAACCTAGCTAACCATATTTGGGGCACTCTGAGCATGGATTATCTCCTGCTTGAAACTCCTATATAACTAAAGGGTCAAGCAAGCCTTAGAAACACAAGCAAAATACTGCTCTCTCATTCAGCTTTTCTCAAGGTGGGGCTGTGAATATTATTATGCCTTTAGAAGGCTTTCCCCTTCTTCATAATTATTATATGTGAGAAGCATATTCTGACTTTAGTTTGGTTTGCCTTGCAGGTTGATTGCATAATGGAGAATTCTCAAATGCTGAAACATAAGAAAAGCTCCTCATCTCCATGCATCAACATGGAGGGATTGAACCTGAATTCACAGCCTAACACTCTTCGTCTTGGGCACCGTCGATCAGCTAGTGATTCAGCACTTGCTTCACTACTGAAAACAATTAACTTTGAGCTAGGTCCTGGTAAAAGTTTCAGTGCTGAAGAGGCTGATCTGTCTACTACCGGTGTCCAAGAGTGTAGTCATTTCAATGCACCTAAGAAATCTCCACTGCCATCCGACAAGAACAAAAGCATAGAAGATGATGTGCCCCTTGTTCTCAATGATTCAACCAAATGCGAGTCTAGTACTGCTGCTTACCATCACAAATGGGATCGTAAAATCGATCCAGGCATGAACCCCAAGAAGATGAGACGGTGGTTTTGCATTCTATCATTCTTTTTATCTCATTCTTTTTATAAGATATCATTAATCTATATCCTGCAAAAAGAGAtcttatttatccaaaaaaaaatatatatatatatatatctttcattTCATAGCGTACGAGTATCATAATCATATAAAATTTGTACactatgaaaacaaaaataaaaatacatatatcaaatacataagataattattataaaataccCCGGCAGCTTGTTAATTTATCTCTCCCTATATGAGATACAATGAAATATCTTTGGGATAAAAGCCATCCAAAGCATATTGTTATGGATGAACCAAGCTAAAGAAGATTAATTAGTTTGTTTTGTAGCCTGCTTGCTAATAGAGAGTCCGCCCAGAGATCCCGGCTTCGGAAGATAGAGTACATCGAGGCACTcgagagagaaatagaaaacGAGAAGGTACGTACTTATATTTCTATAGTGCGTCAGTGTGTGCTATTCAATATTCGATTCTCCTAGTGTTATTTCTCTGTAACattaatcttatttttttgggttcataCATACAGGCAAAGATATCCTTCTTGGCCCCACAGGTCGCCTACTATGAGATTCAGCACATGATTATGAGAGAGGAGAACGAAAAAATGAGGGAGATGCTGGAACTTCTGGAGATTGAGAAAGCTTATAAAGATGGTATGTTATCTCGCTCGGAGAAATGATACATATGTTCGATGTATAAAATCATTAATAATTGTCACAATGCAACAGTTTCTTGTAAACTCTAATATTATCATAGAGTAATGGATTTGTTTGTTGCAGCTGAATATGTGGCGCTGAAGAAAGAGATGGAGTCGCTGAAACAGAGCTTTACGTAGCACCAAAAAGACTTGTAGAAGCAACAGCTCTTGGACCCTTTTTGAAGCTGTGCCAGATATGACTTTCAACATGAACTTCAAAGCCTTAGACCTTGAATATTTAAGAAAGTAAGAATAAAAACTTTGCATGTTTcctttaattttggtttagttGTGACTTGTTTCCATTTTGATATCTATATATGGACCATGATTTGTATCTTGGACCCTTTTTATATTGTACCTTTGCCTAGTATGTCTTTCGACATGAACTTTGTGGCATTGGACCTTGAATATTTAAAcagataagaataaaaaaaattgcatgtttcctaatatttttggtttagttGTGACTTGTTTCGATCTTGATATCTATATGTGGTCCATGAATGTATGTGGAAATTCAaagataattataattaatgtgGGGTTTGCGACTCCTGCTAAAGCTTGATTTGCAAATTAAGTAAATCTAAATGTAAGACATAGGTCCATTAATTAACCCACAAACATTCTTATATTGTCTCTGACGGGATAATATATTTCTAGATAAAGAATAATTTAaggaattataaatatttatcaaCTAGATTCCAGGCGAATGATGCCATTTGCAAAGTAAATGAAGTATACTTTAGCGAAGTTTTGGTCAAAGAAAACAGCTGATATTGAAAGCCCTTTCTTTGTATTCAAAATGAAGTCAAATGGCTTCTCTTGTCCGAGTGACTCAtctcaaattaaattaaactagtCCAATCAATAATTACCaagtaaaatactattttgatccTAAATTTTATCAGaagtttatttttcatctctaaattttaagaagttcatttttcatgttaaattattgaaaagttCATCATTCGTTTCTAAactatttaaaatgttttatctaTATTCTTAAACTTcactaaaattttgtttttttatttttaaactattgaaaaaaaaattatttttcataattaattatttttcaaagtttaagaatgaaaaaataactttttaaaatttagagatgAGAAACAAACTTTTAATAAATTGAACTATAAAAATCTTGATATTGATATGATAAATTAACTCATACTCACATAGTCACATATACGCTAatgggataaaaaaataaaaggggtTTCAAGCCACATTAAAATCGAATGCCAGTTAGACCATAATTAGCCTATTAGTTTGTGAGTATACTAATGGATCAAATCTAGTCTCAAGTCACACTAAAAATGGGATGCTAATTAGACTATAACCTATTTATAAAGTAAGACACtcaaaagagtttttttttttttttatagaaaataactaCAATATATTGCTAACCTCATAActcaaattattgaaaaaaattaaactcataTTTCATTGGTGTTATAAATTAACTCACTCATATGTACACTAATGAGATCAAAAATACATTCTCAAGCCACCCTAAAGATGGAAACTACAATCTCAAACCACATTGACGACATCAAGCCACACTAAAGATGGAATGTCAGGTAATTAGACTACAACCTACTAATAAAGTAAGACAGTAACAGCCTGAGGGGATTTGAGCTCCACCCACATTCTCCACCTCATACTTATGGTGATGGAGGTTCCTTTAATTGGCAAATCATATTTTGTTGTTATAACATAAATTTCAATTACAAATTTGAAGTTTCTCCTCATTTACATTAGTGTGAATAATTCCTCGTAACATACCATGATGTTTGTTACTGTATGTAATACGATAGTTCGATTAAGAAAGGAACAAAATATCCCCCCATTCAATCCATCTTGTCCACTCTACCCATCCAAGTaggtgtatgtgtgtatatataaaatttatatatatatatatatatatatatatatatatataatatttttatacatttcctattttcaatttaatactttaaaatatttttattcccATTCCCAAAACACTTCTATGTCTCAACAATTCATACCTGCCCCTCTgacctctctctttctatctcaCCCTTATCTCATCAATTTCATAGTCACCTTATTAGGTGCGATGAATTTTCTTCATCCCGTCTCATCCTGGAAAGGGGGATGGGATGGGACATCCATTATCTGATCCCGGCTCACTCCATTACCATTTCTAAACTCAATATTAGTTTATCAAAACTGATGAAACCAAGAAAATGCTTGGGCGCTTACTTTTCCACCATAGTACTGGAATGAAATGACTATATGATTATGTATATTATAAAACTGATTCTAGCCTGATATAGGCATGCATATTTAATTgaatatcacaacaaaaattattagaacaacatcaagaacaaacTTTATATTCCTAAAACTATTGCGTGAGCCCAACAAAAGTTATTAAATGGTATATATCGTGCCTATTCATCAATGAATATCACCATAAAGGCTCCATCAGTGGCTTAAGTAAGCCTTATATTTCTTCATCAGTTTAGTCTTGTGAAAATAATCTATCTTTAAAATTCTCCTCCAGTATTGAATGGTTAAGCAATATTACGTACAAGAGTATATGACAGGGTTAAGCATTCTTTTATAAAATGGGAGCAATATTTATTAAGGATATGTTTGTTTAGggtgaaaaatatatatggaaaatattttacacttgacAGGGTGTTTGGGTGGACCGAAAAATACAGTCAGTTTAACCATAAAATAAGAGTGGGTGAAGTGTAAATTGTTTTACACTTCTATTTTCCCTACAACCATTTTAAACCCTCACTTCAACCacccgagagagagagagagagagagcaagcaTATCTGGCGTATTTGCTGGATTATAtacatattttacaaaaataattttacatgCAAACCAACTACTGAAAAGCATTTTCCGGCGTATTTTCCATAACACAACTAAacaactgaaaatattttcctttccaaaaaatatttccaCCTAAAAGAATTTTACACTTAGGAAACATTTCACATCAAGCCAAACCTAGCCTAAGTGACACGATTTTGAGGTAGTCATAATTTGATAGGTTTATTGCTAATTATTCTCAATGTACTTGTTCCAGAAATCTAATCAATGTTAAGTAGTGAAGGAACTGACATTAAAGTCAATAATATGCATTAGAAATAAGCAAAATTTTCCATATATAGCATCTATGAACCATGTTAAAAACACattgcttttaaaaataaaataaaatacctaGTTCTTATTCCCCATTTGATGCTTAAGACTTAAAAGACAACATGTATAATCTTTTAAGTACCCATGTAGCAAAACAAAGCATTGTAATAGATATTGGACATTTGTTGATATATTTCATTGATACGCAGATTGAGCTAGCgataaaagaaagtaaaaattaaGTGGGGGCGACTAAAATTTTATACGATAGTACAAGACAATCATAAATTGAATTATTTGGAACAAGTACCTCAAGATCTCACTTAGAATTGTCGCATTCATATAGTCAGATCCAGAGTACTTGCGCCTTTAGCTTGCTCTTTATTACCATCAACACGTCCGTCCTTCAAGCTGGTAAGACTTGACGATGATTGAGAATACAAAGACACAGACAGATTACTATGATCAACTTTGTGGTCCATCAAGCTTCTTCTATGGTTGTCATCATTCCTCGACGACGTTAGCCTAAGAGATAGATCCAAATCGAGGTTGCAATCCGAGGCTTTCCTTTTCAAGGTCTTCCACTCTTGTAGAATACTTGTTTTGTTGAATTCTGATGGGACATTGCTATTACTAGAACTTGTATGCTCTTGTAGTAGTACTTCTGCTTTTAGATGGGTTACCGGGTTAAGATCAATAGGAGTCAATCTTGGTTGATTGTGCAAGGATTCATGGTTGTGATGAAATGACTGGAAACCATCTTTGAGTTCATGGGTTCTCCAACCTGATTGTTCACCAAAAGTTGAAGCTCTCCTATGGAAATTGCAATTAGTCCAACTGTTATAGTTGCTACCAAAGATCTTCTCACTCACTGTGCCATAAAATCCAGCACCATAGTTATTGGTTGAGCTACGACCCCTACAACTCATCATCAAGTTTTCATACGCTTTACTCCAAGAAGAATCTCCATGTCCATAccttgggaaaagaaaaaaaaaatgttattataaaATCAAATTCTTTAAAGACCAAAAGTTGagacttaattttttattatcatgctatatatagagaaaaaaattgaaacaaaattaatgtattattttttggggggaaataaacaaaattattgtATTCAAATTATGGTTAAGTCTCATACCGGAAATTGGAATTGTGGCCTGGATTGTATCCTTGAAGCATTGGAAGTTGGCTGAGGTTATAAATATTGCGATCTCCACTTTCCACAAGATGCCTATGATCGGCTAAAACTGTCATGtgaaacaaacattttttttttcatcaagaACTAATAGAAAACCCtaactattttgtgttgatcagaagaaaaaaaattaacaaacaaacaaaatggaaATTTTGGTGTACCTTGACCCGGATCATCCACCTTCTTGCTTCTAAACATCTAGtgaaatagaagaaaatatgtagaaaataatattagaaagagaaaattatGACACGCTAGctataaaaagaaaggaaaaaaaagctTTGTATATGTatgtttagaaattattgaTGAACCTTGGTTCTTTGAAGTCAAATTACCTGTAAATGGCTTTTGACATGAGCAAT
This genomic stretch from Castanea sativa cultivar Marrone di Chiusa Pesio chromosome 9, ASM4071231v1 harbors:
- the LOC142611151 gene encoding uncharacterized protein LOC142611151 translates to MEESGGSECSKMSPSNPNEDGSESGENDDDYKPKNGGSSSNSTVEESEKKSSSVRPYVRSKMPRLRWTPDLHLRFIHAVERLGGQDRATPKMVLQLMNIKGLSIAHVKSHLQMFRSKKVDDPGQVLADHRHLVESGDRNIYNLSQLPMLQGYNPGHNSNFRYGHGDSSWSKAYENLMMSCRGRSSTNNYGAGFYGTVSEKIFGSNYNSWTNCNFHRRASTFGEQSGWRTHELKDGFQSFHHNHESLHNQPRLTPIDLNPVTHLKAEVLLQEHTSSSNSNVPSEFNKTSILQEWKTLKRKASDCNLDLDLSLRLTSSRNDDNHRRSLMDHKVDHSNLSVSLYSQSSSSLTSLKDGRVDGNKEQAKGASTLDLTI